The Pseudomonadota bacterium genome window below encodes:
- a CDS encoding RNA polymerase sigma factor — translation MSDAELVDKARRGDRMAFRTLVLDHSEAMHRLALRLTGNESAAQDVVQEAWIKAHRSLEKFDGRARFGTWIHRITVNAALDLMRKQKSRQRFEVDEQPDYAPEPRAAESCPAESEDLLRRTMTALQRLSDMERTAFTLRHFEGHSISEICELLEIGNSACKQAIFRAVHKMRDQLEALA, via the coding sequence TTGTCAGACGCTGAGCTTGTCGACAAGGCACGCCGCGGCGACCGCATGGCGTTTCGAACGCTGGTGCTCGACCACTCCGAGGCCATGCACCGCCTGGCGCTGCGCCTGACGGGCAATGAGTCGGCCGCGCAGGACGTGGTGCAAGAAGCTTGGATCAAGGCCCACCGGAGCCTGGAAAAGTTTGACGGCCGGGCTCGCTTCGGCACCTGGATTCACCGGATTACGGTCAACGCGGCGCTGGACCTCATGCGCAAGCAAAAGAGCCGGCAGCGCTTTGAAGTCGACGAACAGCCGGACTACGCGCCGGAGCCCCGGGCCGCCGAGAGCTGCCCGGCAGAAAGCGAAGATCTGCTGCGCAGGACGATGACCGCCCTGCAGCGGCTCAGCGATATGGAACGGACCGCGTTCACGTTGCGGCACTTCGAAGGCCACTCCATCAGCGAAATCTGTGAGCTGCTGGAGATCGGCAACAGCGCGTGCAAGCAGGCGATTTTCCGCGCGGTACACAAAATGCGAGACCAGCTGGAGGCGCTGGCATGA
- a CDS encoding Crp/Fnr family transcriptional regulator, with amino-acid sequence MTPREILEHSLLFGNLPGERLDQLAALAQSREVSKGTLLFNQGDPGDALYGIASGKVLVYITGADGREFSLTVLETGDVLGEVALIDGRPRTAAARTMEKCRLLVIQRSHFTPLLEDNPQLARDLLTLLCDRLRWSSQLIEEFSLMPVEGRLARRLLTLAELLGKTSSEGVQLEISQSELAQFLGISRQIVNQYLQEWRQAGWLELSRGRVLIRDWNAVHEVCFQSTR; translated from the coding sequence ATGACACCACGGGAAATCCTCGAACACAGCCTCCTTTTTGGCAATCTCCCGGGCGAGCGGCTGGATCAGCTTGCGGCGCTTGCGCAGTCGAGGGAGGTCAGCAAGGGCACCCTGCTCTTCAATCAGGGAGACCCGGGGGACGCGCTTTACGGCATCGCCAGCGGCAAGGTGCTGGTCTACATCACCGGCGCTGATGGACGTGAGTTTTCTCTGACGGTGCTGGAGACCGGCGACGTCCTCGGCGAAGTGGCCCTGATCGACGGGCGGCCCCGCACGGCCGCGGCCCGCACCATGGAAAAGTGCCGGCTGCTGGTGATCCAGCGCAGCCACTTCACTCCCCTCCTCGAGGACAACCCGCAGCTGGCGCGGGATCTGCTAACGCTGCTTTGCGATCGGCTGCGCTGGTCATCACAACTGATCGAAGAGTTCTCCCTGATGCCGGTGGAGGGCCGCCTGGCGCGCCGCCTGCTGACGCTGGCGGAGCTCCTGGGCAAAACGAGCAGCGAGGGGGTCCAGCTGGAAATCTCTCAGAGCGAGCTGGCTCAGTTTCTGGGGATATCGCGGCAGATCGTCAATCAGTATCTGCAGGAGTGGCGCCAGGCCGGCTGGCTGGAGCTCTCGCGAGGCCGGGTGCTCATCCGAGATTGGAACGCGGTGCACGAGGTGTGTTTTCAGTCCACCCGGTAA
- a CDS encoding peroxiredoxin-like family protein: protein MTHSTTRKLGFFALFLSLLGAAGLALAQNPQTRTLGASSLIDQPALAMEMPDYDAIGTGPMSVRPLLPGSPAPEFKVSGMSGSRLSFSPKHLERPVVVTFFRGGWCPYCVTQFSGLRKIEAKLVELGYDIWFISPDRPELLSFGDPGPDAPYKLYSDSDLSAARAFGIAYQLSQTTLERYFEGGRLLASYSGLETGALPVPSSFIISKNGEVVFQYSSPDHTRRIQPELLLTAARLNVENMASRSLGDFVDGESQGP from the coding sequence GTGACGCACTCAACAACCCGCAAGTTAGGCTTTTTTGCCCTTTTTCTTTCGCTGCTCGGCGCTGCAGGACTGGCGCTCGCGCAGAACCCGCAGACCCGAACACTCGGCGCGAGCAGCCTGATCGACCAGCCCGCGCTGGCCATGGAAATGCCCGACTATGACGCCATCGGGACGGGTCCGATGAGCGTCAGGCCGCTGCTGCCCGGCAGCCCTGCGCCGGAATTTAAGGTTTCCGGCATGTCAGGCAGCCGCCTGTCGTTCAGCCCGAAACACCTCGAGCGGCCCGTGGTAGTGACCTTTTTCCGCGGCGGCTGGTGCCCCTACTGCGTCACGCAGTTTTCCGGCCTGCGGAAGATCGAGGCTAAGCTGGTCGAGCTGGGTTACGACATCTGGTTCATTAGCCCCGACCGGCCGGAACTCCTGTCGTTTGGCGACCCCGGCCCCGATGCACCGTACAAACTCTATTCGGATTCTGACCTCAGCGCGGCCCGGGCCTTTGGCATCGCCTATCAGCTGTCGCAAACCACGCTTGAGCGCTATTTTGAGGGTGGTCGTCTGCTGGCCAGCTACAGCGGACTGGAAACCGGCGCCCTGCCCGTCCCATCGAGCTTCATCATCTCGAAAAACGGTGAGGTGGTTTTTCAATACTCAAGTCCAGACCACACGCGGCGAATTCAGCCGGAGCTTTTGCTCACCGCCGCACGCCTGAACGTAGAGAACATGGCATCGCGCTCGCTCGGCGATTTTGTGGACGGTGAATCGCAAGGACCTTAG
- a CDS encoding flavodoxin family protein, with product MKPILAVCHTPSDNTQTLAEALLRGMQAGTERHDALVQLAPRDVEASHVLEAGGLIIGTTENFGSMAGLTKDFLERIYYPCLENTQGLPVGIYIRAGQDGQGTARQLETIITGLRWRMVQPMLTLRGPFEAEFIDRVETLGCTLSAGVEAGIF from the coding sequence ATGAAACCCATCCTTGCGGTCTGTCACACCCCCAGCGACAACACCCAAACGCTCGCCGAGGCGCTGCTGCGCGGGATGCAGGCCGGCACCGAACGGCATGACGCGCTGGTCCAGCTGGCGCCTCGCGACGTGGAGGCCAGCCACGTGCTTGAGGCCGGCGGCCTGATCATCGGGACAACCGAGAACTTTGGCTCGATGGCGGGGCTGACCAAAGACTTTTTAGAACGAATCTACTATCCCTGCCTGGAGAACACCCAGGGGCTTCCGGTGGGCATCTACATTCGCGCCGGCCAGGATGGCCAAGGCACCGCCCGGCAGCTGGAGACGATCATCACCGGCCTGCGCTGGCGGATGGTGCAACCGATGCTGACGCTGCGAGGGCCGTTCGAAGCCGAATTCATCGATCGGGTTGAGACGTTGGGCTGTACGTTGAGCGCCGGCGTTGAAGCCGGAATCTTCTGA